Proteins from a single region of Rhodospirillales bacterium:
- a CDS encoding MerR family transcriptional regulator, translating into MDIDIFHKAVRGFLDEPNLALRHQVEGGDGWDGASKIIEDKRFTVKSTGGYSSRVINHWASKGLLGEHNHKDKWKKFNFIDLVWLRIIRELRLFGMPLEKIENTRASLYTSGVDHSYLVFRTYICLCLRKTPQHIYLLVFSDGNAHLATENRLELVETMADGHYPFIKISINRLCREILNTENYKPLKTITVQLEEDELEVFESILMEDYKELTAKRTKNGVNITKIIPEPPDKSPLNEAISGIAYGDILLRIEKGKVVSRTKYLWQYNSRYFPVYFDCELF; encoded by the coding sequence ATGGATATAGACATATTTCATAAGGCCGTTCGAGGGTTTCTTGACGAACCCAATTTAGCTCTAAGACATCAAGTTGAGGGAGGAGACGGGTGGGACGGTGCTTCAAAAATTATTGAAGACAAAAGATTCACTGTCAAAAGCACGGGGGGTTATTCTTCTAGGGTTATTAATCACTGGGCTAGCAAAGGCTTGCTAGGGGAGCATAATCATAAAGATAAGTGGAAGAAGTTCAATTTCATAGACTTGGTGTGGCTTAGAATTATCAGGGAATTACGTTTGTTTGGAATGCCGCTAGAGAAGATTGAAAATACGCGCGCCTCTTTATACACATCAGGAGTTGACCATTCCTATTTAGTTTTTCGAACTTATATATGTTTGTGCCTACGAAAAACCCCCCAGCATATCTATCTTTTGGTTTTTAGCGATGGGAACGCCCACTTAGCGACTGAAAACAGATTGGAATTAGTAGAAACGATGGCTGACGGCCATTACCCTTTTATTAAAATATCGATAAACAGGTTATGTCGAGAAATACTCAATACTGAAAACTATAAACCTCTCAAAACTATTACCGTTCAGCTGGAAGAAGATGAGCTTGAGGTTTTCGAGTCAATCCTCATGGAGGATTACAAAGAGCTAACCGCAAAACGTACAAAAAACGGTGTGAATATAACAAAAATCATACCAGAGCCGCCGGATAAATCTCCCCTAAATGAGGCCATTTCTGGAATAGCTTATGGCGATATTCTTCTTCGTATAGAGAAGGGTAAAGTCGTTAGTCGAACAAAATATTTATGGCAATATAATTCTCGATATTTCCCTGTTTATTTTGATTGTGAATTGTTCTGA
- the polA gene encoding DNA polymerase I yields the protein MADSQISVAPEDSQDGELYLVDGSGFIFRAYFAMTYSGRGEMTNPDGVPVSAVFGFTQMLMKLLNDYHAPYLAVVFDPKGGSFRNNLYPEYKANRDVPPEDLVPQFPLVREATRAFDIPALEQPGYEADDLIAAYTKRALELGKRVVIVSSDKDLMQLVQPGVRMLDPMKNKWVGEAEVVEKFGVKPEHVVDVQALAGDSTDNIPGVPGIGVKTAAQLINEYGSLEELLARAEEIKQPKRREKLVNHAQDARVSEQLVRLDQDAPLPLPIEELKIHDPDKPELMAFLQKHAFNSIIKRLGGEFVSVSPAQARTLEEDSRLRGEDTKRAPEIKDNQYTLINDEKTLQEWIDDAYKRGAVCIDTETTALTPAKAKLVGISLTSEVGKAAYIPLAHVAEQADLLGETQGADVPQLPMDKALGMLKPLLEDESVMKVAHNMKYDWQIFAQAGIHVAPCDDTMLISYVLDGSSHKHSMDSLSERYLGHTPIPYKEVAGTGKSQVTFDRVTIEKALDYAAEDAEVTLRLYKLLKPRLALEKMVSVYENIERPLIPVIAQMELEGIKVDPAILKSMSTDFGKRIADLEEEIHKLAGTPFNIASPKQIGEILFDQMGLDSGKKTKTGQHSTDVKTLEELALQGHEIVQKILDWRGLSKLKSTYTDALQDQVVAETGRVHTSYHMTGTSTGRLASSDPNLQNIPIRTEDGRKIREAFIADTGCVLLSVDYSQVELRLAAEMAGVEALQRAFKDGVDIHTLTASQVFDVPLDNVDSETRRRAKAVNFGIIYGISGWGLAKQLGYDPADAADFIKRYLARFPEIKDYMEEKKDEARANGFVKTLYGRKCFTPNINAKIPAQRAGSERAAVNAPLQGTAADIMKIAMAKMPVALERAGLKAKMLLQVHDELIFELPVEELEATSKLVREIMENAWKIMGVEISVPLIAEAGSGHSWAEAH from the coding sequence ATGGCTGATTCACAAATTTCTGTTGCTCCCGAAGACTCTCAAGATGGTGAGCTTTATCTTGTTGATGGTTCGGGGTTTATATTCCGGGCGTATTTCGCGATGACCTATTCTGGTCGCGGCGAAATGACCAACCCCGATGGTGTTCCGGTTTCGGCGGTGTTCGGCTTTACACAGATGCTGATGAAATTGTTGAACGACTATCACGCGCCATATCTGGCGGTAGTATTTGACCCCAAGGGCGGTAGCTTTCGCAATAATCTTTATCCCGAATATAAGGCCAACCGCGATGTGCCGCCAGAAGATCTGGTGCCGCAATTTCCACTGGTGCGTGAGGCTACGCGGGCCTTTGATATCCCGGCGCTGGAACAACCGGGCTATGAAGCCGATGATTTGATTGCGGCTTATACCAAACGGGCGCTGGAGTTGGGCAAACGGGTCGTGATTGTATCTTCTGATAAGGATTTGATGCAGCTCGTCCAGCCCGGCGTGCGCATGCTTGATCCGATGAAGAATAAATGGGTGGGCGAAGCGGAAGTCGTTGAGAAATTCGGCGTTAAGCCGGAGCACGTTGTGGACGTACAAGCGCTGGCCGGGGATAGCACCGATAATATTCCCGGCGTGCCGGGCATTGGCGTGAAAACGGCGGCGCAACTGATCAATGAATATGGGTCCCTGGAAGAATTACTGGCGCGCGCTGAAGAAATTAAACAGCCCAAGCGCCGCGAAAAACTGGTTAATCATGCGCAGGATGCGCGCGTGTCCGAACAGCTCGTGCGGCTGGATCAGGATGCGCCGCTGCCGCTGCCGATCGAGGAACTAAAAATCCACGACCCGGACAAGCCGGAGTTAATGGCATTCCTGCAGAAACATGCTTTTAATTCGATTATCAAGCGATTGGGTGGTGAGTTTGTTTCTGTTTCTCCCGCGCAAGCGCGGACCTTGGAAGAAGATTCTCGCTTGCGTGGAGAAGACACTAAGCGTGCACCTGAAATAAAAGATAACCAATATACTCTCATTAATGATGAGAAGACCCTGCAAGAATGGATTGATGATGCATATAAGCGCGGTGCGGTGTGTATCGATACGGAGACAACGGCGCTGACCCCGGCCAAGGCCAAATTAGTGGGTATTTCCCTGACCAGTGAGGTGGGCAAGGCGGCCTATATTCCACTCGCTCATGTGGCCGAGCAAGCTGACCTCTTAGGCGAGACCCAAGGTGCGGACGTCCCTCAACTGCCGATGGATAAAGCGCTGGGGATGCTTAAACCTTTACTGGAGGACGAAAGCGTGATGAAGGTCGCGCATAACATGAAATATGACTGGCAGATTTTTGCGCAGGCCGGAATTCACGTAGCTCCGTGCGACGACACAATGCTGATCTCCTACGTGCTGGACGGTTCTTCGCACAAGCATTCGATGGATTCGCTTTCTGAGCGATATTTAGGCCACACGCCCATACCATATAAAGAAGTGGCGGGGACCGGGAAATCACAAGTGACCTTTGATCGGGTGACAATCGAAAAAGCGCTGGATTATGCCGCTGAAGATGCGGAAGTCACGCTGCGGCTGTATAAGTTGCTCAAACCGCGCCTCGCACTCGAGAAAATGGTAAGCGTCTATGAGAATATTGAGCGGCCGCTGATCCCGGTTATTGCGCAGATGGAGCTGGAGGGAATCAAAGTTGATCCTGCGATTTTAAAATCCATGAGCACGGATTTCGGCAAGCGCATAGCCGATCTTGAGGAAGAAATTCACAAACTCGCCGGTACGCCGTTTAATATCGCTTCGCCCAAACAAATCGGCGAAATCCTGTTTGACCAGATGGGCCTTGATAGTGGCAAAAAAACCAAGACCGGCCAACATTCTACAGATGTAAAAACGCTTGAAGAACTTGCTTTGCAGGGCCACGAGATTGTGCAAAAAATTCTCGACTGGCGTGGTCTTTCAAAGCTCAAATCCACCTATACGGACGCGCTGCAGGATCAGGTTGTCGCGGAAACAGGCCGTGTGCATACCTCCTATCATATGACCGGGACCTCAACCGGGCGTTTGGCCTCGTCCGATCCGAATTTACAAAATATTCCGATCCGCACCGAAGACGGGCGCAAAATACGTGAAGCCTTTATCGCTGATACGGGCTGCGTCTTGCTCTCGGTTGATTACTCTCAGGTTGAGTTGCGGCTGGCGGCGGAAATGGCTGGCGTTGAGGCATTGCAACGAGCTTTTAAGGACGGGGTGGATATTCATACGTTGACTGCATCCCAGGTTTTCGATGTTCCACTGGATAATGTCGATTCTGAAACGCGCAGGCGGGCCAAGGCGGTGAATTTCGGCATTATCTATGGCATATCTGGTTGGGGGTTGGCCAAGCAGCTGGGCTACGATCCTGCAGATGCGGCTGATTTTATCAAGCGCTATCTTGCGCGCTTTCCTGAAATCAAGGATTACATGGAAGAGAAAAAGGATGAAGCGCGTGCCAACGGCTTTGTCAAAACGCTCTATGGCCGCAAATGCTTTACGCCCAATATTAATGCGAAAATCCCGGCCCAGCGGGCAGGCTCAGAGCGTGCGGCCGTTAATGCGCCTTTGCAGGGCACGGCAGCGGATATTATGAAGATCGCGATGGCAAAAATGCCTGTGGCTTTGGAGCGCGCTGGATTAAAAGCCAAGATGTTGCTGCAGGTGCATGATGAATTGATCTTCGAGCTGCCGGTGGAAGAGTTGGAAGCAACCTCAAAGCTGGTGCGTGAGATCATGGAAAATGCATGGAAGATTATGGGCGTGGAGATTTCCGTACCTCTCATCGCCGAGGCGGGGTCCGGGCATAGCTGGGCTGAGGCGCATTAG
- a CDS encoding ion transporter has protein sequence MVRPTNLKDIQFTALRGRVARFIENKTFTNFIIAIIIVNAAILGLETDSSVMTRYSDVLVYLDEIALTIFVVELALKLFVYRLSFFRQGWNVFDFVIVGIALIPASGPLAILRALRILRVLRLVSVVPSMRRVIAALFHAIPGMASIMAVLLIIFYVASVLSTKLFGQTEEFAMFFGTIGASMYTLFQIMTLEGWSEEIVRPVMEVYPYAWVFFIPFIITTSFAVLNLFIGIIVDAMNIIHEKEEYKGPERRKNNIVSGNEIIALHREMAELKELIRKKS, from the coding sequence ATGGTTCGCCCGACCAATCTCAAAGACATTCAGTTTACCGCTCTGCGTGGGCGCGTAGCACGTTTCATAGAAAATAAGACTTTTACCAATTTTATTATCGCTATCATTATCGTGAATGCCGCAATTCTTGGTCTTGAAACCGATTCCAGCGTTATGACCCGCTATAGCGATGTGCTGGTTTACCTCGATGAAATTGCACTGACGATCTTTGTTGTTGAACTTGCGCTCAAGTTATTTGTTTATCGCCTGTCCTTTTTCCGGCAAGGCTGGAATGTTTTTGACTTTGTTATTGTTGGCATTGCCCTTATTCCCGCCAGCGGACCTTTGGCTATTCTGCGGGCATTGCGGATCTTGCGGGTCTTGCGGTTGGTATCCGTGGTGCCCTCTATGCGCCGGGTGATCGCCGCGCTATTTCATGCCATCCCCGGTATGGCTTCCATCATGGCCGTGTTACTGATTATTTTTTATGTAGCGTCTGTGCTATCTACAAAGCTGTTTGGACAAACTGAGGAATTTGCCATGTTTTTCGGCACGATTGGAGCATCGATGTACACACTGTTCCAGATTATGACGCTAGAAGGCTGGAGCGAGGAAATCGTCCGCCCGGTCATGGAAGTCTATCCTTATGCCTGGGTGTTCTTTATTCCCTTTATTATCACTACGAGCTTTGCAGTCCTCAACCTTTTTATCGGGATTATCGTTGATGCCATGAATATCATCCATGAAAAAGAGGAATATAAAGGCCCAGAGCGACGGAAAAACAATATTGTCTCCGGGAATGAAATTATAGCACTGCACCGTGAAATGGCAGAACTGAAAGAACTTATCCGAAAAAAATCTTAG
- the rlmB gene encoding 23S rRNA (guanosine(2251)-2'-O)-methyltransferase RlmB, producing MKKHSKKDKIKHSGKPDTRRHKNPIPQEQRLRTASLYGFHAVREAWLNENRRVQALYCTQSALDGFQEALETTRKKGLERPAPQILNKQSLEKILPLGAVHQGLALDCSALDDVGIEDILIRERKNERSLLIILDQVTDPHNVGAILRSACAFGAAGMIVQKKHAPELTGVLAKTACGALEHVPVAFETNLSRCIETLQENGYFVYGLDERGAALATANIGGKSVLVLGAEGPGLRRLVKEHCDGLLALPMRGPMPSINVSNAAAVALCEFSKN from the coding sequence ATGAAAAAACACTCGAAAAAAGACAAAATCAAGCATAGCGGCAAACCGGATACTCGCCGTCACAAAAACCCTATACCGCAAGAGCAGCGTTTACGTACTGCTAGCCTTTATGGATTTCATGCGGTACGTGAGGCGTGGCTGAATGAAAATCGTCGCGTTCAGGCGCTGTATTGTACACAAAGTGCGCTGGATGGTTTTCAGGAAGCTCTGGAGACTACAAGGAAAAAAGGCTTAGAGCGTCCGGCGCCGCAAATTCTTAATAAACAATCTTTAGAGAAGATTTTGCCACTTGGCGCGGTGCATCAAGGTTTGGCGCTGGACTGCAGCGCGCTGGACGATGTCGGAATTGAAGACATTCTTATTCGTGAGCGCAAAAATGAGCGCAGCTTGCTGATTATTCTTGATCAGGTTACCGACCCGCATAATGTGGGCGCGATTTTGCGTTCGGCCTGTGCATTTGGGGCGGCAGGGATGATTGTACAAAAGAAACATGCGCCTGAGCTAACCGGCGTTTTGGCCAAGACGGCCTGCGGCGCATTGGAGCATGTGCCTGTGGCTTTTGAAACGAACTTAAGCCGCTGTATCGAAACTCTGCAGGAAAATGGCTATTTTGTTTACGGTCTAGATGAGCGCGGCGCGGCGCTTGCTACTGCTAATATTGGCGGGAAATCCGTTTTGGTTCTGGGCGCAGAAGGACCGGGGCTGCGACGCCTAGTTAAAGAACACTGCGATGGTCTGCTTGCCTTGCCTATGCGTGGCCCTATGCCGAGCATTAATGTCTCAAACGCGGCAGCGGTGGCGCTGTGCGAATTTTCCAAAAATTAG